CTTCAACCAACTCGCTCGAATCAGAAGGCACATCGATCTGCAATCGTTCAAGCTCGCCGGCCAACTCGCTTCCCACCAAATCAGGTCGCGTGCTAAGAATCTGCCCAAGTTTAATGAAAGTAGGCCCCAGGTCCTCAAGGGCAAGTCGAATCCGGGTGCAACGATCGTGGTTGGCGATCACCTGACCGGATTGATTTTTCAGCCAGGACTTGCCAAACGAGAACTCAAACTGGCTGAGCCAACCGGCAAGTCCGTACTTACTGAGCACCGAGAGAATTTCCCCCCAACGGCCAACGTTACGATAGATTTGGGGGATCGCGCGGATTCGCATGAGACGATTGCTTAAATACACGAGTGGCGAAGCTGCGATGAAACCATCGCCGTCAGCTCAATCATTCTAGTTGAGCAAGCTCACTCGTGCCATCACACGGCATGCCATCAACCATAGCGAAGAAATAACATCCATAGCACCTTCGCCCTTTGGTGAGAGGATAGGGTGAAGGGACCAGAAGTAGAAAAGTTATTTTTTCTTCATTGCTAGGCAGCCTTAAGTCGCTTCAACGCTCGTTGAACCTGCGCTGCCAGCGGACCGCCGCTGTGGGATGCGACTTTCTCCAAAGCGAATATTACTGGCTCGGAACCCTGACCGATGCGTCCCAGCGCCCAAGCGGCTCGTTCTTGGACGGTAGGAGCGTGGCGATCTTGTAGCCGTTCTAGCAACACGGGAATGGCATCCTTCGCCTCGCTGCCTGCGCGGCCCAGCATGGTAATCGCCCAGAAAGCGACATCCGAGTCCGCCGCCTGTGCCATATTCG
The genomic region above belongs to Lacipirellulaceae bacterium and contains:
- a CDS encoding HEAT repeat domain-containing protein — translated: MDLESALHQLRTGETAQQAEAAEAIAALGDGAQPAIPALVQFCGDDEESVRNWCVAALEEAGPPATSHLSDLANMAQAADSDVAFWAITMLGRAGSEAKDAIPVLLERLQDRHAPTVQERAAWALGRIGQGSEPVIFALEKVASHSGGPLAAQVQRALKRLKAA